Genomic segment of Phycodurus eques isolate BA_2022a chromosome 13, UOR_Pequ_1.1, whole genome shotgun sequence:
AACATCAACACAAGCCCTTCTGTTTGCGCTTTCTATCTTGGctaaatccacttttttttttgccatatgtactgtatactgggtGTTTCCTTTCAATTTCatacacatttacaaaaaaacaattagcaCAAACATAATCTCTTTATCGGCGCTATAACATAAGGAGAGCACAGCTTCCTTTCATGTCCAAGCAGCAAGCATAAAAGTGATGCTGAGAATAAAACAATTCTAATCGCAACAAAAAAAGGATTGAAGTTTAAAACACGACGACTAAGCCAACATACTCGATCATAGCAATCCACAAATGTCTTTCATCTTCCAGCATTTTTGACGATCTTAAAAGTCTTGAGGAACTTCCGCTcgacgcttgtcctcattagggtcgcaggtaacGAGGCGAGGTTCCGCCTGGAGTGGTTTCCAGTCCATCGCAGATTGAGAGTTCAGCAGCAGAACGATGATATTGATACAACACATAATTTGGTGTCGCAAAAATGCAtgcaacatgaaaaaataataatctttctTCTTGTGACTTCATCTTTAGCGATTAACTTTCACAAGCAACAATTGCCAGTCGACAAGATGGGTTGTTTAACGACTATTTGTCATGATCGGAGTGACTGACGCAACTTCTGGCTGGGAACTTTTGCatgatgccttttttttttttttttttaatgcaactcTATCTTCGCCATTTAGATCCCACTTGACTCCAGACATTGCGTTAAAGGTTTACGACTGCGCAACAGTTCCGTCCATTTCCTAGAGCggttgtcctcattcgggtcgcaGGTCAGCTCGGCCTACCCTATTTCAAATCATTTCCTCCAAATCCATTTCTTATTTCAGAACTCACGTTGTTGACATATTGGGAATTTTGTAAATAATGCTCTCATGGTCAACAATTAGCATGTTATTTTGTGCAGAACAAGTTATTAGATGAGTTGCACTTCCAGTTCTCGGCCTCCGCAGACCCAAATTTGGGGCATTTGTGAATCAGGTGGAATTCTGGGAGgttggcctcctcctcctcctcctgctcctcctcctcaaaaCCCCAAAGTGTGTTATTTTCTCTGTTTCTTTCCACCAGCCTCCGTTTCCTCTCCctcgctctctttttctctctcctttccACTCCCAAAAAGTCCAGAAGAGTCCAGCGAGGAGAAGATGCAAAGGCCTGTTTGCTCAGACTGATGGCTTCCTAACAGAAAAGACAAACAACAGTAAGTCTAATCCACATTTTGTGTATCATTCTTTTAAAACCAGCAGCCATGCAGACATTTAAAGTTTGCGTCGGCTTGCATCTTTGCATTGAGACACGGTGCGTGTCCGGATTGGAGCGACATCACTCGCAAAGGGCAAATCAGCCAATCATTACAAAGGGAAAAGCATcgtggtgtttttgtttctcttcaGTGTATTCTTCGTTTGACAGGAGCCTCGTTTTCACAAATAACAGAGGGGTACTGGAAAGACACAAGTCTGTGCTCCTCGGCGTTTTAAAGGCGTTCGTCACCTCAAGTACTCAAAGACTACGAAGAAgattgtgtgtatgtatgtgtgtgtccaaTGAAGGCAGATTTTGGAGGGTGTACAACAGCACAATGAGACATGCAACCAGAACGCGACCGACTGTAGTATTGTTGCGTTTGCATGCATCGCAAAACTTTCCATCTCCGCCTTCTTGTGGGTCGATGCAGGTGCGCAGCTCCTTGGGAAGCGACAAAGGTCATGGAAGGTAAAGAGGCCGCACGCCATGTTGTCTTTGCCCTGCTGGCTGCCGCGGTGCGATGCCAAGTCAACCCAGGTAGATTTCCATCTTCTGCTGCAATGTATCTGTGCGCGTTTGTCTTTTCGTGACATCAACTCCAGCTGACTGGGATGCTGACAATTAAGTTGCAAAGTAACCGGCTCGCTAAGTGATCAAACCAGCCAGTGGAGATGAGACACAGGCGATCTTAAAATAACTTGCGTATTTCAGGGGAAACGATATGACGGCAAGATGGATAAAGAAAGCAATATCAGGTGGGTGGGCTTAAAGTGCAAAccggtgtgtgtgcgtgtgtggtttGCCCAACCTAAGACAGCAAATACGGTCGGAACAGGCAGACCTTTCACAAGCGGTTTAGAGGCGTAGTCGCGGGCAGCGCACACAGCTACACACTCTCCCCACTTTGAATATTTTCGCAGCAAAAGGCGTATTTGTTCTGCtgctcaaatatatttttgtgggaAAGTGAATAAATCGACAGCTTCCCTTAATTAGCAGGTAGGAACCAGCGGTCGCGCAGATACGGAAAGCCACGGCTGTTGCATTTGACTAGTTctgattttgttgttaaaacaaacaaacaaaaaacattaggAAGTCAAACGTGTGTCTCACGTGGCTTTGGCGGAACTGTGGAAAAAGGAACGAGCAGTGAAGAGCGAGCCTCCCGAGACTGGCACCTACACAGTGTCGCCTCTGTTCCGCTGTCGAGGCCTCGCGGGGCCGCCGgaaggtgattggctggcgcAAAGTGGCGGCGTGCGCCTTAAAACCACAACTCACCTCCACACTTCACTTGGAAATACACGAGCTGTACACAAATCCATACGGTATGCCAACGTGTTCATGTATCAAGGATGCCTTGTGTGTTTGTAGAAATGTGTCGCTATCCTCTGGGTATGACCGGTGGGCAGATTCAGGATGAGGACATCTCCGCTTCCAGTCAGTGGTCAGAGTCGACCGCTGCAAAATTTGGGAGGCACGTTCTTGTTTATTTCATCTCAGTGTCACTTTAAATGCTGAAATTCTTGCTTCACTCCACAGCATGAACGatggatgaaaacaaatcatgaaaAAGGATGGAATGATTAGGGTTTCATGTTTCAGTTATGCAGAAAAGCCTTCTGATGCATTTATGCAAAGACATTGCTCAACTCGAAATAGGCATCTGCAGGAGATCAGTTTAAAGCTAAATCATAATCAATAATTGCTTTTCCCCTTGTTGTCCAAAGTGCCTTTTTGTCAGTGTTGTAACCCCGCTGAATGTTATTCAGCAAAGTtgtatggaaaaagaaaaaagaaaagaaaaaaaaaaaaaaaagtctggacaCTCTTTAAAGTGACCGCACTTTTCAAGCTGAGTAGCAATATGGCGCCCGCCCGTGTCACTGCCCAAACCTTCCTATTGGACAgtcataacatttttatttggtggtgtgcAATTAGATTTTCCGTATGTAAATgattgccttggctcaatagaGGTTgtgaaactggaaaaaaaataaaaagtacaaagaCCGTTAGTCGCGGATGCCctataatgtatatatagtGACGCGTGTTTCTGGAAGGTGTTTCAAACTCTTCTTCCATGTGCCTACTTTTCACTTTGTGCAATTGCGCAACACACAATACAGTGATATCAGTCACGGTGAAGGTAATTAATTACCCGTTATGTTTTTTGTTGAGGGTAGAAGGAGGCGACTCAGTGAATGTGAAGCGCTTCACTCGCCGTGACGTGCGTCCACgaaggcagcgtgggttcacttCCCACACAACAACGctggcaatgtgtgtgtgtgtgtttgtgaaggaTTGTTTGCCTCGGTGTGTACTTCAGTGTCCGCTTTTCACacgaagtcagccgggataggctccagctccccgtgaccctgaatacataaaataattattggtgcaaaataaatattaacaaGTACACTTTGAAagcaaataacatttttaataaacacaAGTAAACTACTGGATTAGAATGTAATTTAGCGCAATGACtagttttatttaaatgactaTTATTGTCAGGTCGAATTGATTGAATCATGTTGAAAGAGTTCATATTCGGTTCGTCAATTTTATTGGTATTGGTATCAAATGGGCATAAGCACATTTAGCCGAGAAGCAAGTTTCTGGCCAGCTGAGACTTGGATGACAACTGTTGTCCATCCGGAtcgaaaaagaaaacaaaaagttgcACTTGAGCGCCGGTGGGTGGCTCAGGTCTAAACAGTATATGACGACAAACAACAAGCCCGTGCGACGCTATTCAAACTAGAAATCCCCACCGCATCGTCACGCAGAAGACAGAAGATTCCGGATTTCTTCGAAGTCGTCCTCAGACTCTGCGCCGTCCTTCTGTGTTTCGTACAAACCCTTCCAGGTTCGCTGCGTTCCGCCTGCGGCCTCGAGGTCTGTGCCCTGCATAAGACATTGCACAAAAGAAGGAAGCGGCTGCATGCTACTAAGACATATTTCTTGGATACTCCACTTTCATTTCAAGGGACATTGAATTGAGGCACAGTGCCAGTTGCATTAGAGACGACTATTTGAGGAACTAGAATGCGTAACTTTGCATTACTCTACTTCATGTTCTGGAAAGTTTGATGCATCTTTTTTATGATTGgtcatttttcttcctcaatTTGTGTAGCCAAGCTCATTTTCTTCATAATCTGCAGACTGGATTTTGACAACGGCGACGGCGATGGTGCCTGGTGCCCTGACATCTTGTCAGAATCCGACGGCCTTAGAGAATATCTCCAAGTGGACCTACGCTCGCTCCATTTCATCACACTGGTGGGCACTCAAGGGCGCCATGCTGACGGCATGGGTAACGAATTCGCCCAGCGATACAGGATCAAGTACAGCCGGGACGGCAGCAATTGGGTGGGCTGGAGTGATCGGAAGGGGCGGCAGGTGAGCACCTCTTCAGAAAAGCCGTGAAAATAGAGTACGGTGGTACcttttaaggggcgtggcctagtgatcCGAGTATGGAAGAGGTTAGTAGGAGTTTGGGGAAGATcaataagagtctggggaggttcatacagctttcaAATATGTGCTCACTACTTTGCAGATTTCGCCATAAGCGAGGGATTATTGGAATTGCAATCATTAACGTAAAAAACTAAGAGGAGTCAAAAACAAGTTGAGAGCATCAGAGAAGAAGGTGTCCGATTTGCAGGACAGGATTCAGCTGTGAGCGAGAGCGAGAAAGTCAAAacgtcggcggcggcggcgctcaTTTCCACCCGTCTTCCGTGGCTCTCCTTCCGCCAGGTGATTGAGGGGAACAGGAATGCGTACGACGTGGTGCTGAAGGATCTGGAGCCTCCCGTCGTCGCTCGACATGTGCGCTTCATGCCCGTGACTGACCCCTCCTTGATCGTCTGTATGAGGGTTGAGCTCTACGGCTGCGAATGGCTCGGTTAGTCATGAGATTTGGAAACTCCCGATATCTGCATCGCGTTTGGATGAACGCAACTGCTAAATTGTCAGTGGTTGTCGCTGTTTTGCTTTCAGATGGCCTGATGTCTTATAGCATCCCAGAGGGACACCAAATGATCTACCGGGGCCTGGATGTCTCCTTCAATGACTCCGTGTATGACGGAGCATCAactgaaaagtgggtggctacGACATACGTACACCGTATACACCTCATAAGACATGAAGTGTatgattcatccatccgttttcaatCCAGCtcaggggtgtactcacttttgttgccagtgaTTTAGGCAATAATtgctgtgtgttgagttattttgacgGGACAGTAAATGTACACTGTTACACTGACTTGtagcaaagtgttttttttgttttgttttgttttgttttgttttgttttgggttttttttacaaagtgtTGTCCTATGAAAACCTAGAAGAAAGCGTTTCCATAAATGTGTACTCACGTTCATGAGATCATGAATATGATCTAATCATTTCAGCAATCTCCCGACTAGACTGACAAAGGGTCTGGGCCAGCTGACGGATGGAACTTGGGGTCTGGGCGATTTTCTCGACAGTCACATCTACGGCATGTGGCCGGGGTACGACTATGTGGGCTGGAGCAACAGGAGCTCCCCCAAAGGTTACGTGGAAATGACCTTCGAGTTCGACCACGTGCGAAACTTCACCTCCGTGAAGGTGAGAAGACAAAATGTAGAAAGTgagtttcaaagaaaaaaaactgatttcaGAGGTCTGGTCCACAGGTTCACTGTAATAATATGTTCAGTCGAGGGGTCCGGATGTTCAGACAGGCCACCTGTTATTTCCGCTCGGGCGCCAACTGGGAGTCTGACCCGGCGACCTTCAGGCCACCTGTCGATCACGTGAGCCAAAGTGCCCGTTTTGTCACCGTGCCCCTCGGGGACCAGACTGCCATCGCCATCAAATGCCGTTTTCACTTCAGCGACCTCTGGATGCTGTTCAGTGAAATCGCCTTCCAGTCAGGTGAACTAAGATATTCCAGCCATCCTGCTTCCGTGCGGTGTTTCCGTCCGTTCCGTTTCCGTGTTCATTTTGCATCTTATCTTTTCTTGTCAGGCTCAGCGGTGTACAACACATCTTTGACTCCTCGTAAACACGGACACGCAACTAACACGCTGCCAGGTTGAGTTTGGTTATCTCACTGACTCCTAAAAGAAGGTCAAACAGACACTTGCGACACGTGCGCTGACTGGATGATATGTCGTGTGTGTTAACAAAGCGCAGGGAGCCACTCGTCTATTATACATCTAGAGTTCATCGCTTCAATGGAATTGGTGCGATATATCTCGATTTGGTCTGCCACGTTTCATTTGAATCTACAAGAGAAGCTAATTGCATCAAGTTGCTAAAACTGGTTAGCTCATTTTGTGTGTGAGCAGACAATGCCCCCTGCTGGTCGTCCTCCAGATTCCTCAATCATATCCAAATGTAAACCTGAAATATGTATACGAAGGTGTGAGAGACTGACCCGAGTCTCATTTCCCATCTTATTTAGGGGACGATCCAACTCACAAAGTGGATGACAGCAACACCAGGATCCTGATTGGCTGCTTGGTGGCTATTATCGCCATCCTTTTGACCATCATAGTCATCATCTTGTGGCGGCAGGTGTGGCAAAAAATGCTCCAAAAGGTGCGAAACATTCCTTTGAGTGCAATTCTTTTCCAAGTACGCATTGCTAATAGCTAGAAGCGGTAACTCGTATCTCTCTTATTAATAAAGGCCTCACGGCGAATTCTGGACGAGGAACTCACAGCGCGTCTTGCGGTTCAGACTCGGGCCTTTTCCTTCCACCACTCCTCTCTGTCCTCCTCTCTCTCCACCACCAACTCCACCTATGAGAGGATCTTCCCCCTTTGCTCCGACTACCAGG
This window contains:
- the LOC133411772 gene encoding discoidin domain-containing receptor 2-like isoform X1, which codes for MHRKTFHLRLLVGRCRCAAPWEATKVMEGKEAARHVVFALLAAAVRCQVNPEMCRYPLGMTGGQIQDEDISASSQWSESTAAKFGRLDFDNGDGDGAWCPDILSESDGLREYLQVDLRSLHFITLVGTQGRHADGMGNEFAQRYRIKYSRDGSNWVGWSDRKGRQVIEGNRNAYDVVLKDLEPPVVARHVRFMPVTDPSLIVCMRVELYGCEWLDGLMSYSIPEGHQMIYRGLDVSFNDSVYDGASTENNLPTRLTKGLGQLTDGTWGLGDFLDSHIYGMWPGYDYVGWSNRSSPKGYVEMTFEFDHVRNFTSVKVHCNNMFSRGVRMFRQATCYFRSGANWESDPATFRPPVDHVSQSARFVTVPLGDQTAIAIKCRFHFSDLWMLFSEIAFQSGSAVYNTSLTPRKHGHATNTLPGDDPTHKVDDSNTRILIGCLVAIIAILLTIIVIILWRQVWQKMLQKASRRILDEELTARLAVQTRAFSFHHSSLSSSLSTTNSTYERIFPLCSDYQEPSRLIRRLPEFAHFTEHLGLSGSYRTLAPGGSDGVPHYAEADIISLQESDGNSHSVAAGNLRIFAGVDPAMREFPRDKLTFKEKLGEGQFGEVHLCEAEGMRSFLDDDSSGEGTTNQASLLVAVKTLREDANKNARNDFLEEIRIMSRLRDPNIVRLLAVCVDTDPLCMITEYMENGDLNQFLCHLRLKDLDEEHEAGQREKEEKRTVSYSKLIDMAVQIASGMKYLSSLNFVHRDLATRNCLVGKNYTVKIADFGMSRNLYRGDYYRIQGRAVLPIRWMSWESILLGKFTMASDVWAYGVTLWEILTLCKKQPYSHLSDEQVIGNTGEFFRDQGKQVYLPQPPCCPDGLYDELMLSCWRRNAKQRPSFQDLHGQLTESLL
- the LOC133411772 gene encoding discoidin domain-containing receptor 2-like isoform X2, translated to MEGKEAARHVVFALLAAAVRCQVNPEMCRYPLGMTGGQIQDEDISASSQWSESTAAKFGRLDFDNGDGDGAWCPDILSESDGLREYLQVDLRSLHFITLVGTQGRHADGMGNEFAQRYRIKYSRDGSNWVGWSDRKGRQVIEGNRNAYDVVLKDLEPPVVARHVRFMPVTDPSLIVCMRVELYGCEWLDGLMSYSIPEGHQMIYRGLDVSFNDSVYDGASTENNLPTRLTKGLGQLTDGTWGLGDFLDSHIYGMWPGYDYVGWSNRSSPKGYVEMTFEFDHVRNFTSVKVHCNNMFSRGVRMFRQATCYFRSGANWESDPATFRPPVDHVSQSARFVTVPLGDQTAIAIKCRFHFSDLWMLFSEIAFQSGSAVYNTSLTPRKHGHATNTLPGDDPTHKVDDSNTRILIGCLVAIIAILLTIIVIILWRQVWQKMLQKASRRILDEELTARLAVQTRAFSFHHSSLSSSLSTTNSTYERIFPLCSDYQEPSRLIRRLPEFAHFTEHLGLSGSYRTLAPGGSDGVPHYAEADIISLQESDGNSHSVAAGNLRIFAGVDPAMREFPRDKLTFKEKLGEGQFGEVHLCEAEGMRSFLDDDSSGEGTTNQASLLVAVKTLREDANKNARNDFLEEIRIMSRLRDPNIVRLLAVCVDTDPLCMITEYMENGDLNQFLCHLRLKDLDEEHEAGQREKEEKRTVSYSKLIDMAVQIASGMKYLSSLNFVHRDLATRNCLVGKNYTVKIADFGMSRNLYRGDYYRIQGRAVLPIRWMSWESILLGKFTMASDVWAYGVTLWEILTLCKKQPYSHLSDEQVIGNTGEFFRDQGKQVYLPQPPCCPDGLYDELMLSCWRRNAKQRPSFQDLHGQLTESLL